Sequence from the Hoplias malabaricus isolate fHopMal1 chromosome 10, fHopMal1.hap1, whole genome shotgun sequence genome:
taaatttaacGAATGAATTTAGTGCACAATATAATGAATATTTtgaagtttttgttttgttttgtatctgttctgatactaattATGTGAAGCTGCTTGGTGGCAACGTTAGTTGTAAAAgggctatataaatacatttgatttggtttgtttttgcaGGTTTATACCCATTTACAATCACAAGATGTATTTCGTTTGTCTTTCTCAGGCATCGATGGTTATTGCGGTATGGTGCTGCActtgtgtgtattttatattgtCCTCAGGTTCAGCTGTGGCGTAGCTCGATGGTATTTGGTTTCTAAATTTAATTCCCCTGCTGAGGATCATCGAGATGACAGAACATTGTTGTAAGTCGCTGTGGATActgagcatctgctaaatgttCACTGAACAGGGAATGGGCACGTGGGTAAGCCTTGTGCCGTGTCTCTGTGCGTAATTACGCACGCTGCCCCCATTCCCTGTTCCATTAACAACGTGCTGAAATTCCTAAGTGAGCCGTGTTTGGGCAGAGTTCACATCTACCGTCTTCTATAGTTTGTACTTGTTTGGAGTTTTAATCATTGTTTACTCCCCCTGTAAAGCACGGAGAAACATGTTACAAGTTATGTGACACACAGTAGCCGGCCGCAGGCTGCAGCTGGGGCAGTAAGCACTGTTATAAGGGACGGTGTGTATGATGTGTACCTGTCTCCTGGAGGTGGCAGTGGTGCTGAAGGAGTTTTTGGCGCTGTGTTTGGCGTTCCCCGAGCCGGAGCAGGAGCCCGAGCAGGAGCTCTTCCTCCAGGTTTTGGCGTTGTCTTTGGGGTCCGAGGGCAGCGGGTTGAGGAACAGGATCCGGGCGATGAGTCCGTAGAGAACCGTGGCCAGCAGCAGCGGCACCACGTAGAAGAGCGCGAAGTCCGTGAAGTAGATGGGCAGATACTGCTCCCGGGACACCTTGTAGGCGCAGACGGTGATATTGGCGGCGCCGTCGCTGGACAGGCGCACCTCCAGGTCGGCCAGGCAGAACCACATGACGCAGTAGAGTCCGGTGAAGGTCCACACGAGCGCGATGATCTTCTTGGCACGGGAGAGCGTGCAGAGAGACTGCGCGCGGATCGGGTGGCATATGGCTATGTAGCGCTCCACGGTGAAGGCGGTGATGGAGCACGAGGACGCGTTGATGCCCACGTACTGCAGGTAGGTGATGGAGAGGCAGCCGCCGTAGCCGTACACCCACTGGCCGAGCACGCTGTCCGTGACGTTGGGCAGTCCGGCGGCGGTCAGAACGATCAGGTCCGCCACCGCGAGGCTCACCAGATAGCAGTTGGTTGGCGTGCGCATGTGCTTGGTGGTCAGCACCACCAGGATGACCATCGCGTTGCCCACGATGCCCACGCCGCACACCAGCAGCACGAGCATCACGCTTACCGCCTTGTACTGCAGGCTGGGCGCGTGGAGCTCGCCCGGGCTCTGGCTCCCGCTGAACAGGGTGGCGTTCTCGCCCATGCTCCCCAGGTTCTCCACGTTCTCCAGGGCTTCCATTCTGCTCCTCAGGAGCTGCAAGCGCAAAAAGCCATCCTTCGTCCCTAAGACATGCGGTATAGGAGCTGGGCTCGTGCGCCCGGTCACCGTTGTATATGAGCACAGCTAAAGTTGCTCGCGCTTAGCGACCGAGGATTCTGACCGCTGCGACTCAGTGATGCAACCACATGCTCACCCTCAACCAACGGTGCCTGCTGTTGTCCCGGTGACGTCACGGCCCAGTCCGAGCCCTATGCGGATTTATAGTTATGAACTTCAGAAGTCGAAGCCGTCACTCCTTCCATCATCTCGTCAGCTGTACACCCGAAGTTCTCCCAGATGTTCGCGTCCAGTGGTGCCCGGACTGAAGAGCTGAACGGAGCGCGTGCCGAAGCTGCTCCGGGAGAAACAACGTAGAACTGGGGAGAGCAGGCGCTGCACGCAAAGTCAACACCTCGCTCAAAGCCACGTGGCCGTATCTGAGATTCTGACTGCAACACGTGTCAGGCGTAGTTAGTATCTTAGAGGAGCCGAGAGATATCGTACATTCGTACATTCAGTGTGACTTTACTCCAGCAGCTCAGTGACCCCTCTGTGGGAGTTAGCCCTCAGAAGCAGAGCTGTGCTCTTATGTGAAGTCACTGAAGGGTGGGCTTTATCGCTGATGAGCTCTCACACTGCTCCTGGATGCACATGTCACTGTCTATAGGAATCgtacaaacagaaaaacaattctGGTTCAAGTGTGGCCCACATCACCCATTTTAATGGCCCACATGGGTTGACAGCACTTGAGTGGACCCCTCCAGCCACATTAGGGCCAAGCACCAGCTTAGAGCCATGTCACCAAAGGCTCTTTTTGGTTCATTTTGAGTCCAGTCTAGTGAGAGGCAGATCTTTGCCGGACGTGGGTTAGATCTGTTTTGTGACATAGGGGCCCAAATATAAATTTTACACCACTGAGGGAACTTCTACAATTGTGGACAATCGCAGTACTCTCTGCTTGTTTACACTCTAAGGCTAAGTGTCCTTTAAGGTGAAATGGCACGTTTGAGAGGGGGAAGGGGGGGcgtgactgttgtttgtaaatGGAAGTGGTTAAActtctctgtaagtttttactcactgttttaattaccacagaaactcatctgtaactGGAGTTGCTTAATTtcgtagcactttcagtaatgcagttagccatttCCACTTTGGGTTTGCAGCCGGAAAGTGATGACTGCAGTGCCCTGaactgctcactgccccctagtgttcactagtgtgtgtaaatgtgtttcactgcatggatttgGTTAATTGCGGAGAATAAATTCCTCTGTGTAAAAGCACAGTGGctaataaagtgattctaattctatcctcattttggttcatgtttttcaacatttagaGTTCTGTCCATTGTCTAAATATACTCCAGGTGCCTCTAccttgagcagagagagagagaaagactagcatactggaccgagccactttgttttttcattcctttacagacactggagcttcgCAAAcgcattagactggttttgagcaaAAAACAGAATTGAGAGCTAgcgaatggtgaggaaacatctggattttataaaaaaaagtattttttattcTCTGCACAGCTGGTGGACATTGGACAGTTTATTCTAATAAATTCAATAAGagattgttattattaaacatGTTTACATCCTGTTTATGTGAAGAATATTCAGCTAATGAGTAAAAGAAGTTCTATTAAAGTTAGATTAACATAAACTACCATAATGGAATCTTTACTGTAGTTCGGTAAGGGACTGTAATGGGCTTTTACAGAAAAGTGCTACCTTTTGATCCCATTTAATTTCCTCCCAGGTAGGTCACTTCACAGGTTGCACACATTAGACTCAAACTGAACAAACTGCTTGCTTTGACAATATCTGTGTTAAATAGTTTCACTGACACAGGGTTGTGGGGTTATGGGCTCAATCCCaggggtcactgtctgtgatgagttagatgtgttctccctgtgtctgtgcaaAAATGCatgttgtgtgagtgactgtgtgtgcatgtgtgtgcccTATCCAGGTTCTGTCCCAttcttgtgtccagtgatttcAAATACGCACTTcactcaccatgaccctgatctaGATGAAGGGTTTACAGCTCGCATTcctccagtcacacacaaagCCATCAAGCTGGCACCAGCTTCCTCCAAATCGTGCAAATCCAACTACTGCTCCTTCTGCAACAGCTCGACACGCAGGGAGGAGAATGTCAGCTGTGCTTATGGGGCGAGGCAGAGAATATGAACATATGATGATTCAAGGAAGGGAAGGATATGTTTAAAAACACTCAGCATCAATAAGATGCTTTTGGCATAAGAAAGACATAAACAgacatgagtgtgtgaagtgctgatgtgtgtgtgtgtgtgtgtgtgtgattcatggaggtgtgactgtgtgagcatCAATATGAAGATCCACATAAAGATTTTAGAGGTCTGGATGTGATGAGCCCTTCTGGCCCCAGGCCCAGTTCAAGCAGCCTTTAATTATTAGTTTGCCCTTcgacagtaaacacaaacaattccattagagcttcacaaaGAAGGAGCATTAATAAACCTGTAGGATTACATGGTACAGCATAGAACAGCAGATAGGTGCAAACAGTGGGAGGTGGGcttggggtgggggaggggacTACACACAGAgcctaaaataaaacaaagagaaggGACATGCCTTGTAGGTAAATAGCTGGTTTGTTGATAAATGAACAATGCTGTACTGATCAAAAAAACACCTATAAAACAAACCTGGTCACTTGAAACAGCTGACTCAGTTTCATCAGTAAATAACAGTGAATAGTGGTGCAATTTTTTAATAGCCACTCCTATATGTGCAGGTCTTTTGAAATGATGCACATTAATGATGGAATATTTGCACAGAAAAGTGTGTAAAGTGTAAGGCCATCTCTTAATAACTATGACTGTTATTGCTGTAAATATGGATACCCTTCATTGTAGAAGATATGCTGGATGAACTGTTGAAAAACACATTGTACTGTACCTCCAGATACCTCCAAATGTGTACATAACACCAGgtaaactgaacaaaaacacactctgtgggtgtaaaatgtgtttttgtaaatCATGCTGAAGGAAACCCAATGCATTCATTTTTCCCACCCATCATGAAGCACAATAGTGCTGATTAGCCGTTTAATTACTGGTTAGCAAAGGTAAGCTCTTAATCAGTGAATTTTTACATTACAAGAGcagctgaacacacacattctccaaCAATGTCTTTACGACAACCTGACTGAGCTCTGTGTGAAAGATGAGAGAGGCTTTGCTCAGGTGAAGAGCTTTTCAGAAGCTTTAGCACGTTAGCAAGAACAGAAATCCCCACTGGTATCTCACTGTTGTCACTCCACCAAGCACATAATCCGCTGCTGTCCTGCTGCAGAACACATCACACCAGTGTAAAAATGATCATTCATCCATATCTTTGCGATACAATCACATGAAATTATGTCTTAAAGGGGACACTGCTGGCTGTCCATATCTAAAACTTAAATATAAAACGAGCAATGATTTTGCTCCCCCTTCTAATGTGAATAGTGtggagactttagaatggcacTGTCACAATAAAAATTTGGCATTGGTATTGTACActgttgtaaacatgcatatatttataaacatgtgAAAcaatttgccctgtgaaggactagcgccccctccagggtgtattcccgccttgcgcccaatgattccaggtcggctctggacccaccgcgaccctgaactggatgaatgaatgaatgaaatttgtgAACATGTAGATGAGTGACACCAAGCTGAAGAAACAATACTCCTATGTGCTGTAATATCCCACTAGCCCACCCCCATAGCTCCCCTAAAAAAGAAGGCCTGGGATTTTAATCATACAAAATTATGCATTTTAAATCACAACAGTAACATTTGTCCAAAAAGCTGCAATTTGATTTCCTCCCAATCTGCTCAGTCCTTATTCTCCATTTGGGACAAGTCAAAAACAATGGGTTATCCACACACTCTTATTATAAAAGCTGTTTGCATTTGTGCCGAAGGGGTCTTTAAGTTAACGGGGTCTTAATTCTGTCTTGTTTGTGGCCTATTATTAAAGCATTACAACAACTCATTCGcctcttttttttgctttgaatTTTGCAGCAGGAAGAAAGGAGATATGAAAAATGCAGTGATGCTCTCAGACTACTGTGTACGGCTTCATCCATCAACTGTCCTGTTTATCAGCAACAGTAGAAAAAAATCTGGTGGATTTTAAGAGCTCTTCATGATGTAAATAAAGCATTTTATGACTTTAAAAGACAGCTTCAATTACATAGTTAAATATATCTAACTCACTTCCCCCAAATAGAAATAGAATGAGGGCAAAGACAAACAGggtgaagtaaaaaaaaaaaaaaaacagaggaaccttcttatttttgttgtttttaagtatAAATCAGAGCAGGTCCAATTGTTTGGACTGTGTTTTATCATTTCCTTTACAGTAAGCCTGCATCTGTTGATGTAGAGGCACATCAGC
This genomic interval carries:
- the trhra gene encoding thyrotropin-releasing hormone receptor, which produces MEALENVENLGSMGENATLFSGSQSPGELHAPSLQYKAVSVMLVLLVCGVGIVGNAMVILVVLTTKHMRTPTNCYLVSLAVADLIVLTAAGLPNVTDSVLGQWVYGYGGCLSITYLQYVGINASSCSITAFTVERYIAICHPIRAQSLCTLSRAKKIIALVWTFTGLYCVMWFCLADLEVRLSSDGAANITVCAYKVSREQYLPIYFTDFALFYVVPLLLATVLYGLIARILFLNPLPSDPKDNAKTWRKSSCSGSCSGSGNAKHSAKNSFSTTATSRRQVTKMLAVVVVLFALLWMPYRTLVVVNSFLKNSYDDAWFILFCRLCIYLNSAINPVIYNAMSQKFRAAFRKLCHCGSQRSEKPPTYSVALTYSVIKETSNGESPDHFTTEMEELPGATEEFLPGKKKLSFKESSLCKGMLAKA